A stretch of the Arthrobacter stackebrandtii genome encodes the following:
- the sufD gene encoding Fe-S cluster assembly protein SufD, protein MTELTQEHETDSKVWTQGFIKGMTEEGESLSEINPETGPLGGAAAKAHSHGGDSHGGGVGVPDSSRAGRLTSYKLADFPAITGREEDWRFTPLKRLRGLDRVGIKGQELNGPAPVVEISKPDGVTVETVGRDDARIGSAGIPEDRVAAAAWENFTEATVVTLPAEFAGNAVNPTTLTLTGQGETPAASHIIVHAKKFATGVVVLDHRGTAVLSENVEIVAEDGANLTVVSIQDWNDDSVHASAQHLSIARDAKIKHVVVNLGGDLLRTTPSARYTGPGGDVEMYGLYFADAGQHLEQRLFVDHSTKHCKSRVTYKGALQGENAHAVWIGDVLIRAEAEGTDTYELNRNLILTQGARADSVPNLEIETGLIEGAGHASTTGRFDDEQLFYLQARGIDEETARRLVVRGFLNEVIQHIQVPELEERLRDAVERELAATPQ, encoded by the coding sequence ATGACCGAGCTCACGCAAGAACACGAAACAGATTCAAAGGTTTGGACACAGGGTTTCATCAAGGGCATGACCGAAGAGGGCGAAAGCCTCTCGGAGATCAACCCTGAGACCGGCCCCCTCGGCGGCGCCGCTGCCAAGGCCCACAGCCACGGCGGCGACAGCCACGGTGGCGGGGTCGGTGTGCCGGACAGCTCACGCGCCGGCCGCCTGACCTCCTACAAGCTTGCCGACTTCCCGGCCATCACCGGCCGCGAGGAAGACTGGCGCTTCACCCCGCTCAAGCGCCTCCGCGGCCTTGACCGGGTCGGCATCAAGGGCCAGGAGCTCAACGGCCCCGCGCCGGTCGTCGAGATCTCCAAGCCCGACGGCGTCACGGTTGAGACCGTGGGCCGCGACGACGCCCGCATCGGTTCCGCCGGCATCCCCGAGGACCGCGTGGCAGCCGCTGCCTGGGAAAACTTCACCGAGGCCACCGTGGTCACCCTGCCTGCAGAGTTTGCGGGCAATGCGGTCAACCCCACCACCTTGACGTTGACCGGACAGGGCGAAACCCCCGCCGCTTCGCACATCATCGTGCACGCCAAGAAGTTCGCCACCGGCGTTGTTGTCCTGGACCACCGCGGCACCGCCGTTCTCAGTGAAAACGTGGAGATCGTGGCCGAGGACGGCGCCAACCTGACGGTTGTCAGCATCCAGGACTGGAACGACGACTCCGTGCACGCAAGTGCCCAGCACCTCAGCATTGCCCGCGACGCCAAGATCAAGCATGTTGTGGTCAACCTGGGCGGAGACCTGCTGCGCACCACCCCGTCAGCCCGCTACACGGGCCCCGGCGGCGACGTGGAAATGTACGGCCTGTACTTTGCCGACGCCGGCCAGCACCTCGAGCAGCGCCTGTTTGTGGACCACTCCACCAAGCACTGCAAGTCCCGGGTCACCTATAAGGGTGCGCTGCAGGGCGAAAACGCCCACGCAGTGTGGATTGGCGATGTGCTGATCCGTGCCGAGGCCGAGGGAACAGACACCTACGAGCTCAACCGCAACCTCATCCTGACCCAGGGTGCCCGCGCTGACTCGGTGCCGAACCTGGAAATCGAAACGGGCCTGATCGAGGGTGCCGGCCACGCCAGCACCACCGGCCGTTTCGACGACGAGCAGCTGTTCTACCTGCAGGCCCGGGGCATCGATGAGGAAACGGCCCGCCGACTGGTGGTCCGTGGATTCCTCAACGAAGTCATCCAGCACATCCAGGTTCCGGAGCTCGAAGAGCGTTTGCGTGACGCAGTGGAACGCGAATTGGCGGCGACGCCGCAGTGA
- a CDS encoding non-heme iron oxygenase ferredoxin subunit: MSETSTPAGVVVCQANDVQVKTSLLVEVDDYPIAIVRDSYGGLHAIGDTCSHAEISLSEGDVEDGTIECWAHGSSFDLTSGQPLTLPAFEPVPVFALAVHGSDVYVDVTNILNGVSPQ, from the coding sequence GTGAGCGAAACCTCCACGCCCGCCGGCGTCGTCGTCTGCCAAGCCAACGACGTCCAGGTAAAGACGTCCTTGCTGGTCGAGGTCGACGATTACCCCATCGCCATTGTGAGGGATTCCTACGGTGGGCTCCATGCCATCGGGGACACCTGCTCCCATGCGGAGATTTCCCTCAGCGAAGGCGACGTGGAGGACGGCACCATCGAATGCTGGGCACATGGCAGCTCCTTCGACCTCACATCAGGTCAGCCGCTGACATTGCCCGCATTCGAGCCCGTGCCCGTCTTTGCCCTGGCAGTCCACGGCAGCGACGTCTACGTGGACGTCACCAACATTCTTAACGGCGTCAGCCCGCAGTAA
- the sufC gene encoding Fe-S cluster assembly ATPase SufC, protein MSTLEIKDLHVSITTEQGSKAILKGVSLTINTGETHAIMGPNGSGKSTLAATIAGHPRYTVDSGSITLDGEDVLAMTVDERARAGLFLAMQYPVEIPGVTMTNFLRTAKTAIDGEAPKLRTWTKDVKEAMAQLRIEPEFAQRNVNEGFSGGEKKRHEILQLELLRPKFAVLDETDSGLDVDALKVVSEGVNRAIDAGGLGTVLITHYTRILRYIKPQFVHVFVDGTIAEQGGAELADRLEDEGYDRYLVAESATA, encoded by the coding sequence ATGTCTACTCTGGAAATCAAGGACCTGCACGTCAGCATCACCACTGAGCAGGGCAGCAAGGCCATCCTCAAGGGCGTCAGCCTGACCATCAACACGGGCGAAACCCACGCCATCATGGGCCCGAACGGCTCCGGCAAGTCAACCCTCGCCGCAACCATCGCCGGCCACCCCCGCTACACCGTGGACAGCGGCTCCATCACCCTCGATGGCGAAGACGTGCTGGCCATGACCGTTGATGAGCGTGCCCGCGCCGGCCTGTTCCTGGCCATGCAGTACCCGGTGGAAATCCCCGGCGTCACCATGACCAACTTCCTGCGCACCGCCAAGACGGCCATCGACGGCGAAGCCCCCAAGCTGCGCACCTGGACCAAGGACGTCAAGGAAGCCATGGCGCAGCTGCGCATCGAACCCGAGTTCGCACAGCGCAACGTCAACGAAGGCTTCTCCGGCGGCGAGAAGAAGCGCCACGAGATCCTCCAGCTGGAGCTCCTGCGCCCCAAGTTCGCCGTCCTCGACGAGACCGACTCCGGCCTGGACGTTGACGCGCTGAAGGTTGTCTCCGAAGGCGTCAACCGCGCCATCGACGCCGGCGGCCTCGGCACCGTGCTGATCACCCACTACACCCGCATCCTGCGCTACATCAAGCCGCAGTTTGTGCACGTGTTTGTTGACGGCACCATTGCGGAGCAGGGCGGCGCGGAACTGGCCGACCGCCTGGAAGATGAAGGCTACGACCGCTACCTGGTTGCAGAGTCCGCAACGGCGTAA
- a CDS encoding metal-sulfur cluster assembly factor: MTDISESSPALVAGQTDLEDVEEALKDVIDPELGVNIVDLGLLYGLRYGDDGALLLDMTLTTAACPLQDVIEEQVENSLGPIVDEWRINWVWMPPWGPERITDDGRDQMRALGFNI, encoded by the coding sequence ATGACTGACATTAGCGAATCAAGCCCGGCACTGGTTGCCGGCCAAACCGACCTCGAGGACGTCGAGGAAGCACTCAAGGACGTCATTGACCCCGAACTGGGTGTCAACATCGTGGACCTCGGCCTGCTCTACGGCCTGCGCTATGGTGACGACGGCGCCCTGCTCCTGGACATGACGCTCACCACGGCGGCCTGCCCGCTGCAGGACGTCATCGAGGAACAAGTGGAGAACTCGCTTGGACCCATCGTTGACGAATGGCGCATCAACTGGGTGTGGATGCCGCCGTGGGGTCCCGAGCGGATCACGGACGACGGCCGCGACCAGATGCGGGCCCTCGGCTTCAACATCTAG
- the ypfJ gene encoding KPN_02809 family neutral zinc metallopeptidase, which produces MTFNEGARLDPSQAEDRRGGMGRGGKVGLGLGGGIVVLLGALLGINPDLLGALVGDTGSQPAVEQAGASGIDSCLTGADANDRLDCRILGTANSLNGFWPGYLKQYGVGYAVPKTVIFTGQVSTACGPATSAVGPFYCPGDNKAYFDPDFFSQLETQFGSSGGPLAQEYVVAHEFGHHVQNLTGTINNAQGNARGAESGAVRTELQADCYAGIWMRYASSQPAPGSSEPFLKALTQTDLNDALSAASSVGDDRIQQAATGRTNPESWSHGSSEQRQKWLYTGYQSADLAACDTFAVPKV; this is translated from the coding sequence ATGACATTCAACGAGGGGGCGCGGCTGGATCCGTCGCAGGCGGAAGACCGGCGGGGCGGCATGGGGCGCGGCGGCAAGGTGGGTTTGGGCCTGGGCGGCGGGATCGTGGTGCTGCTGGGCGCCCTGCTGGGAATCAATCCGGACCTTTTGGGCGCACTCGTCGGCGACACCGGCTCCCAGCCGGCAGTTGAACAGGCCGGCGCCTCCGGCATTGACAGCTGCCTGACGGGGGCCGATGCCAACGACCGCCTCGACTGCCGCATCCTCGGCACGGCAAACTCGCTCAACGGTTTCTGGCCGGGCTACCTGAAGCAGTACGGCGTGGGCTACGCCGTCCCCAAAACGGTGATCTTCACCGGGCAGGTCAGCACGGCGTGCGGCCCGGCCACCTCGGCCGTGGGCCCGTTCTACTGCCCCGGCGACAACAAGGCGTACTTTGACCCCGACTTCTTCTCCCAGCTGGAGACCCAGTTCGGCTCTTCCGGCGGCCCGCTGGCACAGGAATACGTGGTGGCCCACGAATTCGGCCACCACGTGCAAAACCTGACCGGCACCATTAACAACGCCCAAGGCAACGCGAGGGGCGCCGAGTCCGGTGCGGTGCGCACCGAGCTGCAGGCGGACTGCTATGCCGGCATCTGGATGCGCTATGCCTCGTCCCAGCCGGCGCCCGGCAGCAGCGAGCCGTTCCTGAAGGCGTTGACCCAAACAGACCTCAACGATGCCCTGTCCGCGGCGTCCTCCGTGGGTGACGACCGGATCCAGCAGGCTGCCACGGGCCGCACCAATCCGGAAAGCTGGAGCCACGGCTCCAGCGAGCAGCGCCAAAAGTGGCTATACACCGGCTACCAGAGCGCCGACCTGGCAGCCTGTGACACCTTCGCCGTCCCGAAGGTCTAA
- a CDS encoding AMP-binding protein: MPFIERLIHWAGVRGRHPAVMVGGASLDYAGLLAAAQEPAAAPGGAASSLAIIDLPPGVDLAAAFCAAAHRRQVAMVLDAGWPAELRGQLAGRARAWAADNHIPQQPDAPGPFLLGLSSGTSGVPKAFTRTAASWRESFAASEEYFHLSPDTVTLAPGPLAASMNLYALGESLFSGGTFVGLPHFSPDAALAALAGHRATRLVLVPTVLELLARRALATGQAAPALSHIVCAGAALTPATLSLVRQWVPHALIQQYYGAAELGFVAASTIQPAPAHAGAQIHALALTHVGGHGDGGGPTPGTGTALPDAAAPNAVGRAFPGVQLAILDRQGVELPAGTRGSVCVKGALVCSGYAWGDDGLAFSTLGGGWHTVHDQGWLDAQGVLHLAGRASDMLLVSGANVYPHAVEAAMAAAAGDRLSDIIVAGIADPLRGRMLVAAFRPAGDGCARKGMPALLRAAVGALPASHRPSRYYELQELPLTGSGKISRQVLAQWIEEGDARARRSS, encoded by the coding sequence ATGCCCTTCATTGAGCGCCTGATCCACTGGGCCGGTGTTCGGGGCCGCCACCCGGCCGTCATGGTGGGCGGCGCCTCCCTGGACTATGCCGGGCTCCTGGCTGCGGCGCAGGAACCAGCTGCAGCCCCCGGTGGCGCTGCATCATCCCTGGCCATCATTGACCTTCCGCCCGGTGTGGACCTGGCCGCAGCCTTTTGCGCCGCTGCCCACCGGAGGCAGGTGGCCATGGTTCTCGACGCCGGGTGGCCGGCGGAATTGCGGGGGCAACTGGCCGGCCGTGCCCGGGCGTGGGCTGCCGACAACCACATCCCGCAGCAGCCGGACGCGCCGGGTCCCTTCCTGCTGGGCCTGTCGTCCGGGACGAGCGGCGTGCCCAAGGCCTTTACGCGGACCGCCGCCTCGTGGCGGGAATCCTTTGCGGCCAGTGAAGAGTACTTCCACCTGTCACCGGACACCGTGACGCTGGCCCCCGGTCCGCTTGCCGCCAGCATGAATCTCTATGCACTGGGGGAGTCCCTCTTTTCAGGGGGAACCTTTGTTGGCCTGCCGCACTTCAGCCCCGACGCTGCCCTGGCCGCCCTGGCAGGGCACCGGGCAACCCGGCTGGTCCTGGTGCCCACAGTCCTGGAACTGCTGGCGCGCCGCGCCCTCGCCACCGGCCAGGCTGCGCCGGCGCTGAGCCACATTGTTTGCGCCGGAGCCGCCTTGACACCGGCAACACTGTCGCTGGTGCGCCAATGGGTTCCCCATGCCCTCATCCAGCAGTACTACGGCGCTGCCGAGCTGGGCTTCGTTGCTGCCTCGACCATCCAGCCAGCCCCTGCCCATGCAGGTGCCCAAATCCATGCCCTTGCCCTTACCCATGTCGGTGGCCATGGCGACGGGGGCGGTCCGACACCCGGGACAGGCACGGCATTGCCGGACGCGGCCGCACCCAACGCAGTTGGCCGGGCCTTCCCGGGGGTGCAGCTGGCCATCCTGGACCGGCAGGGTGTGGAACTGCCTGCCGGGACGCGTGGCAGCGTGTGCGTGAAGGGCGCCCTTGTCTGCAGCGGCTACGCGTGGGGCGACGACGGACTGGCCTTCTCAACATTGGGAGGCGGATGGCACACGGTCCATGACCAGGGCTGGCTCGATGCCCAAGGAGTGCTGCACCTTGCCGGCCGGGCCAGCGACATGCTCCTGGTCTCCGGCGCCAATGTCTACCCGCACGCGGTGGAGGCAGCGATGGCCGCAGCCGCCGGCGACAGGCTCTCGGACATCATCGTGGCCGGCATCGCTGACCCGCTCCGCGGCCGGATGCTGGTGGCCGCATTCCGCCCCGCCGGGGACGGGTGTGCGAGGAAAGGCATGCCCGCCCTGCTGCGCGCTGCCGTGGGTGCGCTGCCGGCAAGCCACCGTCCGTCCCGCTACTACGAACTGCAGGAACTGCCCTTGACGGGCAGCGGCAAAATCAGCCGGCAGGTATTGGCGCAGTGGATAGAAGAGGGGGACGCCCGTGCACGCCGCAGCAGCTGA
- a CDS encoding thiolase family protein, with translation MHAAAADRRPNAVVLVARRLPNARAGGAYAAFRAHELAAAAIRGVVASAGVDPGQIDDVILGNATGGGGNVARLAALTAGLPDSVPGLTVDRQCGSGLEAVVLAARLVQAGAGELYVAGGVESISTAPARAHRAADGTLDFYDRAQFAPLETGDPDAGTAAENVARHFGISRERQDAYAVESHRRAVAAARGGLFDGELLPFAGLAADQGPRPTLDGRLMARFPPAFVPGGTVTAGNSCPFSDGAAVMLVAELGRARELVARSGATVLQFQGSAVAGNDPNLLGVGAAHAMRRLLDDRGLSVGTLRNSSIEFNEAFASQVLATADLLGLDATRFNRDGGALALGHPYGASGAVLVTRLLAQAQKGAAPGGAAPVEDLFAMISMAGGMGIAAHFRPLEI, from the coding sequence GTGCACGCCGCAGCAGCTGACCGCAGGCCGAACGCCGTCGTGCTGGTGGCACGGCGGCTGCCCAATGCCAGGGCGGGCGGGGCCTATGCAGCCTTTCGTGCCCATGAGCTGGCGGCGGCTGCCATCCGGGGCGTGGTGGCGTCCGCGGGGGTGGACCCGGGGCAGATTGACGACGTGATCCTCGGCAACGCCACAGGTGGCGGCGGAAACGTGGCCAGGCTGGCCGCGCTCACTGCAGGGCTCCCGGATTCCGTGCCGGGGCTGACCGTGGACAGGCAGTGCGGCTCCGGCCTTGAGGCGGTGGTCCTCGCCGCCCGGCTGGTCCAGGCGGGGGCGGGGGAGCTGTACGTTGCCGGGGGAGTGGAGAGCATCAGCACCGCCCCGGCCCGTGCCCACCGCGCCGCGGACGGCACGCTGGATTTTTATGACCGCGCGCAATTTGCACCCCTGGAAACGGGCGACCCCGACGCCGGCACCGCCGCCGAAAACGTGGCGCGGCACTTCGGCATCTCCCGGGAGCGGCAGGACGCCTACGCCGTGGAGAGCCACCGCCGGGCCGTTGCGGCGGCACGCGGCGGGCTTTTCGACGGCGAGCTCCTGCCCTTTGCGGGCCTGGCCGCGGACCAGGGGCCCCGGCCTACATTGGACGGGCGCCTCATGGCCCGGTTCCCGCCGGCCTTCGTGCCCGGCGGCACCGTGACGGCAGGAAACTCCTGCCCCTTCAGCGACGGTGCAGCTGTGATGCTGGTGGCGGAATTGGGACGGGCTCGGGAGCTGGTGGCGCGCAGCGGGGCCACGGTGCTGCAGTTCCAAGGCAGTGCCGTGGCAGGCAACGACCCCAACCTGCTCGGCGTGGGCGCCGCCCACGCCATGCGCCGGCTCCTCGACGACCGCGGGCTGTCCGTGGGCACGCTGCGGAATTCCAGCATCGAGTTCAATGAAGCGTTTGCATCCCAGGTTCTCGCCACCGCGGACCTGCTGGGACTGGATGCCACCCGGTTCAACCGCGACGGCGGGGCGCTGGCCCTGGGGCATCCGTACGGCGCCTCGGGCGCAGTCCTCGTCACGCGGCTGCTCGCCCAGGCACAGAAGGGGGCGGCCCCGGGAGGGGCCGCCCCGGTTGAAGACCTGTTTGCCATGATCAGCATGGCCGGCGGGATGGGCATCGCGGCCCACTTCCGGCCGCTGGAAATCTAG
- a CDS encoding energy-coupling factor transporter transmembrane component T family protein, translating to MRGHAFMVAGYIPGDSFFHRMRLGLKAAALFAVAVLCLASPFVSVAAGLWTTTAVLAAVVGAHFAAGLPWGRLWRAVKLMLIFLVLIAAYQWWQHGPAVAWQVIAAIIATVLASNILTATTPVDELLDGLASLVRPLERIGADPERFSLTVALMLRSIPFVIGAFADVRDAARARGLERNLMARSLPVVIATVAYARSTGEALAARGLGEPAARPSERTPAD from the coding sequence GTGCGCGGACATGCGTTCATGGTGGCCGGCTACATTCCAGGCGACTCCTTCTTCCACCGGATGCGGCTGGGGCTGAAGGCCGCGGCCCTGTTTGCGGTGGCGGTGTTGTGCCTGGCCTCTCCGTTTGTGTCTGTCGCCGCGGGCTTATGGACGACGACGGCGGTCCTCGCCGCCGTTGTCGGCGCCCATTTCGCGGCCGGGCTGCCGTGGGGCAGGTTGTGGCGGGCGGTCAAGTTGATGCTCATTTTTCTGGTCCTGATCGCCGCCTACCAGTGGTGGCAGCACGGACCGGCAGTAGCGTGGCAGGTCATTGCCGCCATCATTGCCACGGTGCTGGCTTCGAACATCCTCACGGCCACCACGCCCGTGGATGAGCTGCTGGACGGCCTGGCCTCGCTCGTCCGCCCGCTGGAACGCATCGGGGCCGACCCGGAACGGTTTTCCCTGACGGTGGCGCTGATGCTGCGCAGCATTCCGTTTGTCATCGGCGCCTTCGCCGACGTCCGTGACGCGGCGCGTGCCCGCGGCCTGGAGCGCAACCTGATGGCCCGGTCGCTGCCGGTGGTCATTGCCACCGTGGCATACGCGCGGAGCACGGGCGAGGCCCTCGCCGCCCGCGGCCTGGGCGAGCCTGCCGCGCGTCCTTCGGAACGCACGCCCGCGGACTAG